A window of the Hevea brasiliensis isolate MT/VB/25A 57/8 chromosome 6, ASM3005281v1, whole genome shotgun sequence genome harbors these coding sequences:
- the LOC110644851 gene encoding putative cyclic nucleotide-gated ion channel 8 isoform X1 translates to MFDCGYKSSYIGDQREKFVRLDDMDSTLSMNTNSGGMKKFCFNFLEGFSLSRRGKKNPSQSFRFDFDVKKGSEGLITIGRSITTGVTRAVFPEDLKVSEKKIFDPQDKSLLLWNRLFVISCILAVSVDPLFFYLPVFNYKMVCLGMDTNLAATITAARTILDAFYLLRVALQFRTAYVAPSSRVFGRGELVIDAGQIAARYLRRYFIVDFLSVLPLPQIAVWKYLNNKRKGSEVLATKRALLVLVFLQYIPRFLRFVPLTSDLKKTAGAFAESAWAGAAYYLLWYLLASHIAGAFWYLLAVERKDTCWQKACIESAKCDIGFLYCGNKVLPGFHEWRRVSDDVLANNCNVNDDGNSSFNYGIYTQAMSSDIVASRIFLSKFFYCLWWGLQNLSTLGQGLETSTYPLEVLFSIAIAIFGLILFALLIGNMQTYLQSITVRLEEMRIKRRDSEQWMHHRLLPQDLRERVRRYDQYKWLETRGVDEENLVQSLPKDLRRDIKRHLCLNLVRRVPLFANMDERLLDAICERLKPSLYTEQTYIVREGEPVDEMLFIIRGRLESVTTDGGRSGFFNRGFLKEGDFCGEELLTWALDPKAGSCLPSSTRTVMAITEVEAFALEAEELKFVASQFRRLHSRQLQHTFRFYSQQWRTWAAILIQASWRRYARRKAAELRLLEEAAECDEEEEDDYDDRRALISRSSLSRLGATLLASRFAANALRARRLRRTSNDSRLLNPRRPSEPDFSAEIDE, encoded by the exons ATGTTTGATTGTGGATACAAGTCAAGCTACATCGGTGACCAGAGGGAGAAATTTGTGAG ATTGGATGATATGGACTCTACGTTGTCAATGAATACTAATAGCGGTGGAATGAAGAAATTCTGTTTCAATTTTTTAGAAGGATTTTCCCTTAGTAGACGTGGAAAGAAGAATCCATCACAATCTTTCAGGTTTGATTTTGATGTGAAAAAGGGATCAGAAGGACTGATAACAATCGGTCGATCAATAACAACTGGAGTGACTCGTGCAGTGTTCCCTGAGGATCTTAAAGTGTCTGAGAAAAAGATATTTGATCCTCAAGACAAATCTCTCCTCTTATGGAACAGGCTTTTTGTCATATCCTGCATTCTTGCAGTATCCGTAGATCCTTTATTCTTTTATCTGCCAGTCTTTAACTATAAAATGGTGTGCCTGGGCATGGATACAAATCTAGCAGCCACAATTACTGCTGCTCGGACAATACTTGATGCTTTTTATCTGCTTCGCGTGGCTCTTCAGTTCCGCACAGCTTATGTTGCACCATCATCAAGGGTCTTCGGACGAGGTGAACTTGTAATAGATGCTGGACAGATAGCTGCTCGGTATTTACGTCGTTATTTCATTGTTGATTTTCTTTCTGTGCTACCCTTACCACAG ATAGCGGTATGGAAATAtcttaataataaaagaaaaggtTCAGAGGTATTGGCTACAAAAAGAGCATTGTTAGTTCTCGTCTTTCTTCAATACATTCCAAGGTTTCTCCGCTTTGTTCCTTTAACTTCAGACCTAAAAAAGACTGCTGGTGCTTTTGCTGAAAGTGCTTGGGCGGGTGCTGCATACTATCTGCTTTGGTACTTGCTTGCTAGTCAT ATAGCTGGGGCTTTCTGGTACTTACTAGCTGTTGAACGCAAGGACACATGCTGGCAAAAAGCTTGCATTGAAAGTGCAAAATGTGATATAGGCTTCTTGTACTGTGGCAACAAGGTATTGCCAGGTTTCCATGAGTGGCGGAGGGTCAGTGATGATGTCCTTGCAAACAACTGTAATGTTAACGATGATGGTAATTCATCATTTAATTACGGAATCTATACACAGGCCATGTCATCAGACATTGTTGCATCAAGGATATTCCTCTCTAAATTCTTTTATTGTTTATGGTGGGGCTTGCAAAACTTGAG TACACTTGGTCAGGGTCTTGAAACCAGCACCTATCCTTTAGAGGTATTATTTTCCATTGCAATAGCAATTTTCGGGCTTATCCTCTTTGCGCTTCTGATTGGAAACATGCAG ACCTACCTTCAATCTATAACAGTTCGCCTAGAGGAAATGAGGATCAAAAGGCGTGATTCGGAGCAATGGATGCATCATCGCTTGCTTCCTCAAGATCTCAGGGAGCGAGTTAGGCGCTATGATCAATACAAGTGGTTGGAAACTCGGGGAGTGGATGAAGAAAATTTGGTCCAGAGTCTACCAAAAGATCTCAGGAGGGATATCAAGAGGCATCTTTGTTTAAATTTGGTCAGAAGG GTTCCTCTGTTTGCCAATATGGATGAGAGGCTGCTAGATGCTATTTGTGAACGACTGAAGCCGAGTCTATACACAGAGCAAACTTACATAGTCCGAGAAGGGGAACCTGTCGATGAGATGCTATTCATCATCCGTGGCCGCCTAGAGAGTGTAACCACTGATGGTGGAAGGAGTGGATTTTTCAACAGAGGATTCTTGAAAGAAGGGGACTTTTGCGGAGAAGAGCTTCTAACTTGGGCACTAGACCCTAAAGCTGGTTCTTGCTTACCATCATCTACTAGGACTGTCATGGCCATAACGGAGGTAGAGGCTTTTGCCTTGGAAGCTGAAGAGCTGAAGTTTGTTGCAAGTCAGTTCAGGCGCCTTCATAGCAGGCAGTTGCAGCACACTTTCCGTTTCTACTCGCAGCAATGGAGGACATGGGCAGCCATCTTAATCCAAGCTTCTTGGCGGCGGTATGCCAGGAGGAAAGCAGCAGAACTTCGTCTCTTAGAAGAAGCCGCAGAGTGTGATGAGGAAGAGGAAGATGATTATGATGATAGGAGGGCATTAATTTCGCGAAGTAGTTTGTCCAGGCTTGGTGCAACACTACTTGCATCTCGCTTTGCAGCCAATGCTCTTCGTGCTCGCAGGCTTCGCAGGACAAGTAATGATTCAAGGCTGCTGAACCCACGAAGGCCCTCCGAACCTGACTTTAGCGCAGAGATTGATGAGTGA
- the LOC110644851 gene encoding putative cyclic nucleotide-gated ion channel 8 isoform X2, with amino-acid sequence MFDCGYKSSYIGDQREKFVRLDDMDSTLSMNTNSGGMKKFCFNFLEGFSLSRRGKKNPSQSFRFDFDVKKGSEGLITIGRSITTGVTRAVFPEDLKVSEKKIFDPQDKSLLLWNRLFVISCILAVSVDPLFFYLPVFNYKMVCLGMDTNLAATITAARTILDAFYLLRVALQFRTAYVAPSSRVFGRGELVIDAGQIAARYLRRYFIVDFLSVLPLPQIAVWKYLNNKRKGSEVLATKRALLVLVFLQYIPRFLRFVPLTSDLKKTAGAFAESAWAGAAYYLLWYLLASHIAGAFWYLLAVERKDTCWQKACIESAKCDIGFLYCGNKVLPGFHEWRRAMSSDIVASRIFLSKFFYCLWWGLQNLSTLGQGLETSTYPLEVLFSIAIAIFGLILFALLIGNMQTYLQSITVRLEEMRIKRRDSEQWMHHRLLPQDLRERVRRYDQYKWLETRGVDEENLVQSLPKDLRRDIKRHLCLNLVRRVPLFANMDERLLDAICERLKPSLYTEQTYIVREGEPVDEMLFIIRGRLESVTTDGGRSGFFNRGFLKEGDFCGEELLTWALDPKAGSCLPSSTRTVMAITEVEAFALEAEELKFVASQFRRLHSRQLQHTFRFYSQQWRTWAAILIQASWRRYARRKAAELRLLEEAAECDEEEEDDYDDRRALISRSSLSRLGATLLASRFAANALRARRLRRTSNDSRLLNPRRPSEPDFSAEIDE; translated from the exons ATGTTTGATTGTGGATACAAGTCAAGCTACATCGGTGACCAGAGGGAGAAATTTGTGAG ATTGGATGATATGGACTCTACGTTGTCAATGAATACTAATAGCGGTGGAATGAAGAAATTCTGTTTCAATTTTTTAGAAGGATTTTCCCTTAGTAGACGTGGAAAGAAGAATCCATCACAATCTTTCAGGTTTGATTTTGATGTGAAAAAGGGATCAGAAGGACTGATAACAATCGGTCGATCAATAACAACTGGAGTGACTCGTGCAGTGTTCCCTGAGGATCTTAAAGTGTCTGAGAAAAAGATATTTGATCCTCAAGACAAATCTCTCCTCTTATGGAACAGGCTTTTTGTCATATCCTGCATTCTTGCAGTATCCGTAGATCCTTTATTCTTTTATCTGCCAGTCTTTAACTATAAAATGGTGTGCCTGGGCATGGATACAAATCTAGCAGCCACAATTACTGCTGCTCGGACAATACTTGATGCTTTTTATCTGCTTCGCGTGGCTCTTCAGTTCCGCACAGCTTATGTTGCACCATCATCAAGGGTCTTCGGACGAGGTGAACTTGTAATAGATGCTGGACAGATAGCTGCTCGGTATTTACGTCGTTATTTCATTGTTGATTTTCTTTCTGTGCTACCCTTACCACAG ATAGCGGTATGGAAATAtcttaataataaaagaaaaggtTCAGAGGTATTGGCTACAAAAAGAGCATTGTTAGTTCTCGTCTTTCTTCAATACATTCCAAGGTTTCTCCGCTTTGTTCCTTTAACTTCAGACCTAAAAAAGACTGCTGGTGCTTTTGCTGAAAGTGCTTGGGCGGGTGCTGCATACTATCTGCTTTGGTACTTGCTTGCTAGTCAT ATAGCTGGGGCTTTCTGGTACTTACTAGCTGTTGAACGCAAGGACACATGCTGGCAAAAAGCTTGCATTGAAAGTGCAAAATGTGATATAGGCTTCTTGTACTGTGGCAACAAGGTATTGCCAGGTTTCCATGAGTGGCGGAGG GCCATGTCATCAGACATTGTTGCATCAAGGATATTCCTCTCTAAATTCTTTTATTGTTTATGGTGGGGCTTGCAAAACTTGAG TACACTTGGTCAGGGTCTTGAAACCAGCACCTATCCTTTAGAGGTATTATTTTCCATTGCAATAGCAATTTTCGGGCTTATCCTCTTTGCGCTTCTGATTGGAAACATGCAG ACCTACCTTCAATCTATAACAGTTCGCCTAGAGGAAATGAGGATCAAAAGGCGTGATTCGGAGCAATGGATGCATCATCGCTTGCTTCCTCAAGATCTCAGGGAGCGAGTTAGGCGCTATGATCAATACAAGTGGTTGGAAACTCGGGGAGTGGATGAAGAAAATTTGGTCCAGAGTCTACCAAAAGATCTCAGGAGGGATATCAAGAGGCATCTTTGTTTAAATTTGGTCAGAAGG GTTCCTCTGTTTGCCAATATGGATGAGAGGCTGCTAGATGCTATTTGTGAACGACTGAAGCCGAGTCTATACACAGAGCAAACTTACATAGTCCGAGAAGGGGAACCTGTCGATGAGATGCTATTCATCATCCGTGGCCGCCTAGAGAGTGTAACCACTGATGGTGGAAGGAGTGGATTTTTCAACAGAGGATTCTTGAAAGAAGGGGACTTTTGCGGAGAAGAGCTTCTAACTTGGGCACTAGACCCTAAAGCTGGTTCTTGCTTACCATCATCTACTAGGACTGTCATGGCCATAACGGAGGTAGAGGCTTTTGCCTTGGAAGCTGAAGAGCTGAAGTTTGTTGCAAGTCAGTTCAGGCGCCTTCATAGCAGGCAGTTGCAGCACACTTTCCGTTTCTACTCGCAGCAATGGAGGACATGGGCAGCCATCTTAATCCAAGCTTCTTGGCGGCGGTATGCCAGGAGGAAAGCAGCAGAACTTCGTCTCTTAGAAGAAGCCGCAGAGTGTGATGAGGAAGAGGAAGATGATTATGATGATAGGAGGGCATTAATTTCGCGAAGTAGTTTGTCCAGGCTTGGTGCAACACTACTTGCATCTCGCTTTGCAGCCAATGCTCTTCGTGCTCGCAGGCTTCGCAGGACAAGTAATGATTCAAGGCTGCTGAACCCACGAAGGCCCTCCGAACCTGACTTTAGCGCAGAGATTGATGAGTGA
- the LOC110644848 gene encoding receptor-like protein EIX2 — protein sequence MPFKGEIGSSLLELQYLTYLDLSLFEGSETSIPKFIGSLTNLRYLNFSGCNFIGTIPYQLGNLTRLVSLDLSFNNFDKVESLMFLSHLPALKHLEMRYTNLRQTTDWLRAINMLHSLLNLHLSGCGLSVVIPPPLSLANSSKSLAIIDFCVNEFSSSIFPWLLNFNNSLLSLNLELNQLQGQIPDTFGNMIALQHLNLAFNHLEGRIPISLGNPFSLETLDLSWNNLTGEVPNLSNFSFIKELRLPMNKLNGSLTESTDLLSNLEVMDISSNSMNGVISDIHFLTLSKLRHLDISLNSFTLNLSSYWVPPFQLDILIMSSCKQLEPHFPQWLQTQKRIIHLDISNSRISDGISDWFWELPPILMYLNLSGNLICGEVQKLPFIVDNFSAIDMSSNCFHGSKPPLPPNITVLNLSGNRFSRNASNLCSISGEYLNNLDVSDNSLSGELPDCWTNWKKLGILNLANNNFSGSIPASLALLPIEALQLRNNCFSGELPPSLSNCTGLKFLDVGENRLFGTIPAWIGENLPSLIVLRLRSNRIYGSLHLQLCHLTSLQILDLSNNSISGGIPQCLSNFTAMASNSGTVEIFDNSYSYLLDPWTTKGWYKDVPYVNIVMILWKGTEREYGNTLGLVKCIDFSSNNFSGKIPGEITRLVGLLSLNLSNNQLTGVIPHSIGHLNLLESLDLSANHLSGNAGLCGEPLPNRCPGEKVARPSINRGSENTDKRVGKREIITSGFYISMGVGFATGFWGVCCSLLLYRPWRHAYFHFLDRVGSWLYVRAVISIAKLQRML from the exons ATGCCTTTCAAAGGGGAAATAGGATCTTCATTGCTTGAGCTGCAATATTTGACATACTTGGACCTGAGTCTGTTCGAGGGAAGTGAAACCTCCATCCCCAAGTTCATTGGTTCATTGACAAACTTGAGATATCTCAACTTTTCTGGGTGCAATTTTATCGGAACCATTCCTTATCAGCTTGGAAATCTTACAAGGTTGGTTTCTCTTGATCTCAGCTTCAATAATTTTGACAAAGTTGAAAGTCTTATGTTCCTTTCTCATCTTCCCGCTTTGAAGCATCTTGAAATGAGATACACAAATCTCCGTCAGACAACAGATTGGTTGCGAGCAATTAATATGCTTCATTCTCTGCTCAACTTGCATTTGAGTGGATGTGGGCTCTCTGTGGTGATTCCTCCACCTCTATCTCTTGCCAATTCCTCCAAGTCTCTTGCAATAATTGATTTTTGTGTCAACGAGTTTTCGTCTTCAATCTTCCCTTGGTTGTTGAACTTCAACAATAGCCTCCTTTCTCTAAACCTTGAATTAAACCAGTTACAAGGCCAAATTCCAGATACTTTTGGAAATATGATTGCTCTTCAACATCTTAATCTTGCCTTTAATCACCTTGAGGGTAGGATACCAATTTCCTTGGGAAATCCTTTTAGTTTGGAAACACTGGATTTATCTTGGAACAATCTAACAGGAGAGGTGCCCAATCTGAGTAATTTTTCATTCATCAAAGAGCTGCGTCTTCCAATGAACAAACTAAATGGGAGTTTGACAGAAAGTACAGACCTACTTTCCAATCTTGAAGTTATGGATATCTCCTCAAATTCCATGAATGGTGTTATCTCAGATATCCACTTTTTGACCCTCTCCAAATTAAGGCATTTGGATATTTCTTTAAATTCATTTACTTTGAACTTAAGCTCATATTGGGTTCCTCCTTTTCAGCTTGACATCTTAATAATGAGCTCTTGCAAACAGCTAGAGCCTCATTTTCCACAATGGCTGCAGACACAAAAGAGAATCATTCACCTTGATATCTCTAATTCCCGAATTTCAGATGGCATCAGTGATTGGTTTTGGGAACTTCCACCTATTTTGATGTACTTGAATCTCTCTGGAAATCTAATCTGTGGCGAAGTGCAGAAATTGCCATTCATAGTTGATAATTTTTCTGCAATAGACATGAGTTCCAACTGCTTTCATGGCTCAAAACCACCGCTTCCACCTAATATAACGGTATTGAATCTCTCCGGAAATAGGTTTTCTAGAAATGCATCCAACTTATGTTCAATATCAGGGGAGTATTTGAACAATCTTGACGTTTCTGACAACTCTCTCTCAGGAGAACTTCCTGATTGTTGGACAAATTGGAAAAAGTTGGGCATCCTTAATTTGGCAAATAATAACTTTTCTGGGAGTATCCCTGCCTCACTTGCGCTTCTTCCAATCGAAGCATTGCAATTAAGAAACAACTGTTTCTCTGGAGAATTGCCACCATCCCTAAGTAATTGTACTGGTCTTAAATTTCTAGATGTGGGGGAGAATAGATTGTTTGGTACAATACCAGCATGGATAGGGGAAAATCTTCCAAGTCTGATTGTTCTACGTCTAAGATCAAATCGGATTTATGGAAGTCTACATTTGCAACTATGCCATCTAACTTCTTTGCAAATATTGGACCTATCCAATAATAGCATATCAGGAGGAATACCACAGTGCCTGAGTAACTTCACTGCCATGGCAAGCAATAGTGGTACAGTTGAAATCTTCGATAATTCATATTCTTACCTTCTAGATCCTTGGACCACAAAAGGATGGTATAAAGATGTGCCATATGTGAACATTGTGATGATTTTATGGAAAGGAACAGAACGTGAGTATGGAAATACTCTTGGCCTTGTCAAATGCAttgatttttcaagcaataacttCAGTGGAAAAATCCCTGGTGAAATTACACGCCTTGTAGGCTTGCTTTCGCTAAACTTATCAAATAACCAATTGACTGGAGTCATTCCTCACAGCATCGGCCACTTGAACTTATTAGAATCACTTGACCTGTCTGCAAATCATCTTTCTG GAAATGCAGGACTTTGTGGTGAACCACTTCCAAATAGGTGCCCTGGAGAAAAAGTTGCAAGACCGTCCATCAACAGAGGCAGCGAAAACACTGACAAGCGAGTAGGCAAACGTGAGATTATAACCTCAGGATTTTACATAAGCATGGGAGTGGGGTTTGCTACAGGATTTTGGGGAGTTTGTTGCAGTTTATTGCTTTACAGGCCTTGGAGACATGCCTACTTTCACTTCTTGGACAGGGTAGGAAGCTGGCTATATGTAAGAGCTGTAATTAGTATAGCAAAACTACAAAGGATGCTTTGA
- the LOC110644849 gene encoding receptor-like protein EIX1: MEAMHFHLLAFVFWCLSMRTGIGYNSNSSVGEVQVMCIEREKQALLKFKDGLVDYANELSSWGSKEENCCKWSRVRCNQSSGHVSALDFRPVVKNEYGGTSWTPFRGEIRSSLVELQQLTYLDLSLFQGSEISIPKFIGSLKNLRYLNFSGCEFVGTIPDQLGNLSRLVSLDLSKNNFDKVESLMFLSHLPALENLDMRNTNLSQATDWLQAINLLPSLTNMYLSGCELSLNILPPPSLVNSSRSLVVIDLSSNNLVSSIFPGLFIANHSLPALKHINLAFNDLEGEIPRTFGNLSSLETMDLSQNGLTGELPDMKNSSSIREIYLSGNKLNGSLTTSIGLLSNLEILDLSSNFMDGIISDIHFLNLSKLWYLDISLNSLTLNFSPNWVPPFQLITLKMSSCKLGPHFPQWLQVQKRIFHLDISNAGISDPISDWFWDLPLKLGYLNLSSNQFSGEVQKLSSILGSMSAVDLSSNHFHGSLPLLPPSTTILDLSKNMFSGTTSNLCSITGHKLNYLDLSDNFLSGELPDCWMHWRYLGIINLANNNFSGTIPASFGLLPVETLSLRNNSFSGELPPALGNCTALELLDLGENRLSGEVPEWIGENLSSLIVLRLRSNHFIGTIPLHLCYLDSLQILDLSRNNISGSIPECLSNFTAMALERRTAEMSYTYSSNIEDHSWGSEWKITEQYIAKLMVVWKGIELEFGKNLGLVKSIDLSRNNLSGEIPGGITVLIGLVSLNFSHNQLTGNIPPRIGHLKLLESLDLSTNQLSGRLPEGLSDLNFLSRLNLSYNNFSGKIPRSTQLQSFDDTSFKGNPGLCGEPLPNRCPGEQAASPPINGGSENADKQVGKDEIITSGFFISMGIGFATGFWGVCCSLLLYGPWRHAYFQFLDTVGSWLYVRAVMSVAKLQSML, encoded by the coding sequence ATGGAAGCAATGCATTTTCATCTCCTAGCCTTTGTTTTCTGGTGTCTGAGCATGAGAACTGGAATCGGATACAATTCCAATTCCAGTGTAGGAGAAGTTCAAGTCATGTGCATAGAGAGGGAGAAGCAAGCTCTTCTCAAGTTCAAAGATGGCCTTGTGGATTATGCTAATGAGCTTTCTTCATGGGGTAGCAAAGAAGAGAATTGCTGCAAATGGAGTAGGGTTCGGTGCAACCAAAGTTCTGGTCATGTTTCTGCGCTTGACTTTCGTCCTGTGGTCAAGAATGAGTATGGAGGGACCTCATGGACACCCTTCAGAGGGGAGATAAGATCTTCATTAGTGGAACTGCAGCAGTTGACATATTTGGACCTGAGTTTGTTTCAGGGAAGTGAAATCTCCATCCCAAAGTTCATTGGTTCATTAAAGAACTTGAGATATCTGAACTTTTCTGGGTGCGAATTTGTCGGAACCATTCCTGATCAGCTTGGAAATCTCTCAAGGTTGGTTTCTCTTGATCTCAGCAAAAATAATTTTGACAAAGTTGAAAGCCTTATGTTCCTTTCTCATCTACCTGCTTTGGAGAATCTTGACATGAGAAATACCAATCTTAGTCAGGCAACAGATTGGTTGCAAGCAATTAATTTGCTCCCTTCTCTGACGAACATGTATTTGAGTGGATGTGAGCTATCTCTAAATATTCTTCCACCTCCATCTCTTGTCAATTCCTCTAGATCACTTGTTGTCATTGATCTTTCTTCCAACAATTTGGTATCTTCAATCTTCCCTGGCTTGTTCATCGCTAACCATAGCCTTCCTGCTCTTAAACACATTAATCTTGCTTTTAACGACCTTGAAGGTGAAATTCCAAGAACATTTGGGAATCTCTCTAGCTTGGAAACAATGGATTTATCTCAGAATGGTCTAACTGGAGAGCTACCAGATATGAAGAATTCTTCGTCAATCAGAGAAATATATCTGTCCGGCAATAAACTAAATGGGAGTTTAACTACAAGTATCGGGCTGCTTTCCAACCTTGAAATTTTGGATCTCTCCTCTAATTTCATGGATGGTATTATTTCAGATATCCACTTTCTGAACCTCTCCAAATTATGGTACTTGGATATTTCTTTAAATTCTTTGACACTGAACTTCAGCCCAAACTGGGTTCCCCCTTTTCAGCTTATCACTTTAAAAATGAGCTCTTGCAAGTTGGGGCCCCATTTTCCTCAATGGCTTCAAGTGCAAAAGAGGATTTTTCACCTTGACATCTCCAATGCAGGAATTTCAGATCCTATCAGTGATTGGTTTTGGGATCTTCCTCTCAAACTTGGCTACTTGAATCTCTCCTCCAACCAATTCAGTGGTGAGGTGCAGAAATTGTCATCAATATTAGGTAGTATGTCTGCTGTTGATCTCAGTTCTAACCATTTTCATGGCTCACTACCACTACTTCCACCTAGTACAACAATCTTGGATCTCTCCAAAAATATGTTTTCTGGAACTACATCCAACTTATGTTCAATAACAGGTCACAAACTGAACTATCTTGACCTTTCTGATAATTTTCTATCAGGAGAACTTCCTGATTGTTGGATGCATTGGAGATATCTAGGAATCATTAATTTGGCTAACAATAATTTTTCTGGTACCATCCCTGCCTCATTTGGGCTGCTTCCAGTTGAAACATTATCTTTAAGAAACAATAGCTTCTCTGGAGAATTGCCTCCAGCCTTAGGTAATTGCACAGCTCTAGAACTTCTAGACCTTGGAGAGAATAGATTATCTGGTGAAGTACCAGAATGGATAGGGGAGAATCTTTCAAGTCTGATCGTTCTTCGTCTTCGATCAAATCACTTTATTGGAACCATACCTTTGCACCTATGCTATCTAGATTCTCTTCAAATATTGGACCTGTCCCGCAACAATATTTCAGGAAGTATACCAGAGTGCCTAAGCAATTTCACTGCCATGGCTTTAGAGCGGCGCACAGCTGAAATGAGTTATACGTATTCTTCCAATATTGAGGATCACTCTTGGGGTAGTGAATGGAAAATTACTGAGCAATACATAGCCAAACTCATGGTTGTCTGGAAAGGAATAGAGCTGGAGTTCGGAAAAAATCTTGGTCTTGTTAAGAGCATTGATCTTTCAAGAAATAATCTGAGTGGAGAAATCCCTGGTGGAATAACAGTTCTTATTGGCTTGGTTTCACTAAATTTCTCACATAACCAATTGACTGGAAATATTCCTCCAAGAATCGGCCACTTGAAATTGTTAGAATCTCTTGATCTGTCTACAAATCAACTTTCCGGCAGACTTCCTGAGGGCCTTAGTGACTTAAATTTTCTGAGTCGCCTAAACTTGTCATATAACAACTTCTCTGGCAAAATTCCAAGGAGCACTCAACTACAGAGCTTTGATGATACTTCATTTAAAGGAAATCCAGGACTTTGTGGTGAACCACTTCCAAATAGGTGCCCTGGAGAACAAGCTGCGAGTCCACCCATTAATGGAGGCAGCGAAAACGCTGACAAGCAAGTAGGCAAGGATGAGATTATAACCTCAGGATTTTTCATAAGCATGGGAATAGGGTTTGCTACAGGGTTTTGGGGAGTTTGTTGCAGTTTATTGCTTTACGGGCCTTGGAGACATGCCTACTTTCAGTTCTTGGACACAGTAGGAAGTTGGCTATACGTAAGAGCTGTAATGAGTGTAGCTAAACTGCAAAGCATGCTCTGA